The nucleotide sequence CGTTAATATGAGTATCAGAAATACGGTTGCTAAGAGGCCTTGCTTGCTGACAACGCTACTGTGGCTAGCCAACGTCGTTAGCTCTACTTACATAGCCTAGCATCAGTTTAAGTCAATTAAATATTAGGGTTGGAAGACATATTTCCATTATCTCAGGAGTTGCCAGTTTTAGTTGTATTGTTATTCATCATCAGTCGAACTGTAATGGAAGTTAGCTTGCGAAAGTGTCAAGCTAGAAATTGAGCGATACGAGTAGCGAGTGAATTGTTGTCATGCAGGATAGCTAATCAACATAGCACGCCAGCCACAACAGTGAATACGAATTAAGTTGTCCTTGTCATTTATCATCTCAGATGCCTACCATTAAACTGCAAAGCTCTGACGGGGAGATATTTGAGGTGGATGTTGAGATAGCGAAGCAGTCTGTCACGATCAAGACAATGTTGGAAGGTAAGTTATCACCCAATCTAGAAATCCATAGAGTACGATGGATATTTTAAATTGTTTCCCCTCCCACACAGTTTATCCAGACATGAACCCCCCATTATGTATTGAGATCGAATGCTTGGAAGGGTGGTTTACTCAGTTAGCTAAAGTGATATAAATCACTGCACGCGGTGAATACCTGTGTCCTTCCGGCCGACAGATCTGGGTATGGACGACGAAGGCGATGATGACCCCGTCCCACTCCCAAACGTGAACGCAGCCATCCTCAAGAAGGTAAGACAGCTGCCTCACCTTGAAACACGTCACACATTTGAACTCCGTAGACACGATAAGGATGGAGATGTCGTCAAAGGCTCCGTAGAGATGTGTGGAGATTTACATTTGAATCATTTAGCTAGCAGAAGCACACATAGCGCATTTTCTTTATTCTCTATGGATGGGTCCATTTACTCTAGCTAACCCGTTGTTGGTCAATCTCTTCACTGGAGTGCTGTCAATTCAGCtgtctacattacatttagtcatttagcagacgctcttatccagagcgacttactgtaagtacagggacattccccccgaggcaagtagggtgaagtgccttgcccaaggacacgtcattagacgcggccgggaatcgaactggcaaccttcagattactatcccgattccctaaccgctcagccacctgactccactaaCACTGTGTGTGAAGTTAACAATTCACTCCAGACAAGGCTTCACATGTGTCTGGGGCCCACGGTTTCACCTGCCGTTGCAGTGAGTGTCATGTAGGCACCCATTGAGGTGTGTTATTGGGTGGGACCAACAATGTTGGCCTGGTCAGCTTGAGCTGAAGTTAAAAACGGTGGCCATAGCAACAGATAACGACCATGTAAACACACCACCTTGTCTCCAGGGAACACAAGACAGTGGTCAGATGAAATTGAGTCTATAGCACTTCCTTCTGACAACATTCCTTTGGTGTGACCTTAGATGAGCTTTTTGGGGATGTTTGGGCATGTAAATGACTCCAAATAATGATGATGAAATAGTCTAGATATGTGGCTGCATTCCATTCTGGAAACTAGTTTCCTTCTCTGTTCCTTGTGACATGTCCCTCACAGATCTGTAATGAGTGGGGACGGGCCTAACGGCACAGCAGCCAGAACACAACCATGTTACCCCTAACCTCAGTTtgttaattgtaatttgtttaactgcgtgctcttgtggttcttcccattggcatttatttggttttcacaatgtgtgcttcatgttttggctacccgcaatgtttttggggctatctcgttgttatgatcagtgacctatgcacttttgtaaagctctttcttggaagtcgctttggataaaagtgtctgctaaatgaataaatgcaaATGTATCATCCTGGTTATAGGGAGTGAACCTTCCAGAACATTCTAGAAATTCAGAACTTAGCCCCAGACTGcggtctgtgttgtgttgtggcaGGGTAGACCTCCTACTGAGAGACAAGCTGTCACCTTTTTGAGCTTGTTTCCtcacatcgtgtgtgtgtgttgagaggtgtGAGACAGGCGGTTATCGGTCCACAGGGACCATTTCTCAGGCCGTAGGGCAAAACTATGCAGATTATTCCGTTGTAACTCTCGGCGTAACAACGCGTCATTATTTGAGCGTTAATTCACTTTGAGACGCCCTGTCACAACAACAGTCCCAGCATGCCTTAGATAAGACTGCTTgtgcctcactcactcactcctgtgtgtgtccaggtgatcCAGTGGTGTACCCACCACAAAGacgacccccctcctccagaggacgatgagaacaaggagaagaGGACGGACGACATCCCCGTCTGGGACCAGGAGTTCCTCAAGGTGGACCAGGGGACCCTCTTTGAGCTcatcctggtgggtctctcacacacacacacacacacacagcataaggTACATAACTGTGCCTGCATGTATGGCGATCCTATTCACCGGCCGTCTCTGCTGGGGCTGGTGAACCTGGAGCAGGCCATGGTTGTAGAAGGGGTTCTGGGTTGAGCAACAGtctcagggctgggggggggggggggggggggggcagtgcgaGGCGTCTGGCCCTGTAACTCTAGCCTGCCGTGACGTTGGAGAACACAAGCCTGTTTACCAGACCACCACTCAGGGCTAGAGCCTTGACTTTGTCAGACACAGTCgctccacctctctttctcctcctcctaactcggggcatctccctctcttcctcctcctaacTCTGTGTTTCCCCCCTACTCACGGtgaccccgccccctctctctgtgcccctCAGGCTGCCAACTACCTGGACATCAAGGGGCTCCTGGACGTGACGTGTAAGACTGTGGCCAACATGATCAAGGGCAAGACCCCGGAGGAGATCCGGAAGACCTTCAACATCAAGAACGACttcacggaggaggaggaggcccaggTAAGCCTCTCAGCACACCTGGCTTTCCTCTTCCATctgttcatccctccctccatccatccatctctctcttcatccacgctcccatctctctcttcgttcctccctcgctctgtccctacctctctcccccttcatccatccctccctcccacgctcccatctctccatccctcggcccctccctccctctctcgcccttcgtccctccctcccctctaacCTGTGTCTCCTCTGCAGGTACGTAAGGAGAACCAGTGGTGTGAAGAGAAGTAGAGTACACTACCAGCTGAGAgggtccccccccacacacacacaggcactgttCATACTGTTAATATTTACACTCTGTAGAGCTAGAGGcagacacccccccacacacctgtactCCATAGCATGGCTGTTTCCATCGCTTCTGTGGTGCAGAATAATTTAAATAAAGGCTTGTTCCTGTTTTACTTCACGTGCTTCACTTCACCTTGAATATAAGTTTAGTCTGGTCcattttctcccccctctctctctcccaacccccccccctctgattTCAAGATTAGATGCATTCTGCCCAGTTTTGAATTGCTCTGATTGTCTTTTATACTGGACATgtcattgtttttgttgttgggaGTCAACTGAGaaaatcgtttttttttgttgacagTTGACAAATGAGCCCAGTGCTAATTGTTTTGTAAAAGCAGGCTCTTTGTGGTGTCCTCTCCGTCACATGAAGGGGATGATCGGCTCTAGGGTATTGTGTACGGGGTGAAATGTGTGTAAACATGTCCTGTGGACTGGAAATAGCTGTGTCTGTCGCAGGCGAGGTGTTCTCCTcggaaaacctttttttttttttctgagttCTGCTCTGAAGGTGACATTTAGGAATATCAACCATTATAAGTTCCAGAAGTAaatgaaataaatacaaaaaaaaaaaaaagatttgtctCGTTTCATTATTTGTAGAGTTTGTACTGATCTACGCGATCACACACTTAAACAACTGGCAGTCATAATTCTCATTCAAAAACATTTGTCCGAAATAAAAAGGAACAATTACACCGATTttgaaaatactttaatacatcGAAACAAAAATAAGTATTACATTAAAGACAAAAGTCATTCAATGTGTAAAAAAGACAGACTGGAAAGTCGAATATGAAAAATCACCGTGACAAATGTCACGTGAGGGTGCCATAATTCCCGGGACTACGGCGCACCCTAGTGGACCAAAGTAGAATGGACAACACAGCCCTGTCGCTGCACACAGGAAATGTATGCAGTGCGTAAACTGGGATTGATGCAGAAAGCAAAGCTGTAAAATTAAGTCATAGTTTGGCACGTGTTTTTGGTACACTTAGTTAAAACATGCACAAGCTACAAAACATGAATATACATTGCTGAACGGTGTAAACTTAGGCAGAAAACGCAAACTTCTGCACAAAACAATTTTTTCTCTTCAAGGACAGAAACATAAAATTTGTATTGCTTTTTTAAGAAACGGTGGCAATTTAATAGTCTACAGAAACATTTTTTGTAAcccttttctattcattttcttGTACATAACATATAAAGGTTTAATTATATATAGGGAATTCCACATTTATAAACTTTACAACACAATGAAATATAGTACCCATTTGGTCTTGGACAGCACAACTTTCAGTCACACATCGGCAGTTTATCTACTGAATTTACTCCAACAAGGGTCGACAAGTAAACTCCAGTTCCCATAAAACACCACGGTCCATAAGAACTAACACCAAGGACATCATGAGGACTCTTGCAGAGAGACCTCCGTCAGAAACGTACTCGTAAATCAATCAAGAGGTTGAACAAAACAACTCGGAAgtgccaacaacaaaaaaaagaattgaaCGAAACATCGGCCGAACAAGATGGAGGATGTGTTTCGTTTCGGGGAGAACGTCCACACAGTCGGCGATCCCTGAATGCGGAGACGACATTCCCAACAATCACAAAATCAATATAAATACGACCACGGAGAAGGACTGGAaaacgacgacgacgacgacaaaCGGAAATAAAATCTTTGGAAATGTAAGGAACGGACGtcgagggggcaggagagaagaggagcccGGGATGAGTTGAGGGGGTTTAAAGTCCTCCGCCCAGAGCAGAGGACTGCAGAAGCAGGACAACTTCTATTGAGAACGCAGCCCCCTgggagggctggctggctggctggagggaggcagggcaggaggatgtggagggattccTGTCTTCTGTAccggggaagaagggagggtccTGGGTGTGGGATGATGTGGAGGAGGGGTCAGTTGAGTCGGTGATTGTCGTGCGTTTGCCGCGACTCGGACAGAGCTCTGAGAGACAGTCCCGCGGCCCTGGCGGCCGACAGCGCTGAGGGGGCGTGGCCCGGGTGGGCGTGGCCCGAGAGGCCGTGGCCCGGGAGGGCGTGCGAGCGCCTGGCGCCGGGCGGGGGGGGcgcgcgcgcgggggggggcgaggcggggggggaggagaggggcgagcgggggaggaggtgcggggcgcgggggggggtggaggggggagagtctATAGCACTTCCGTCTGAAGATGAGGGGCTGAAGCACCCTCCTCCATGTAGGTAGCGAACacacttcttcttcctcctaggAACAGTCAAGAGAGTTATCTGTGAATAGAGTGCGGAGGTAAAGAGAGTCACTTTGTAACCTCGGCGACAGCAGCTTCAAGACGCTtcaggggagaaaagaaacacCAAAAGTGAGGTTTCCTCTGACAGAGTCCCTTCCCACCCCCTCATACCCCCCCCTCAAgctacccctccaccaccacacacatacacacacacacacttggttgtCCTCGGTGTGCGGGTGGTGTCGGCTGTCAGGTGCAGAACTCTGACTATATGAAGATATCAAACCAGGTCTGCCTCGCAACTCATCTCCTTATCTAAATATGCAGTCGCAGGAGCGCAAACCATCCCATAATCAACATGGGCGTGAGTCACCCCGCCGCAAAGCGAGGACACATTCAGATGTagaggggtggaagagagagagagacactgcttGTAAATGTCAAAGTTCAACATCAAAAGCAACAGGTCTGACCGCATGACTGGAGAAAGTTCCAGATGAGCACTAAGAGCATCATCAAAGTGCAGGCAGTGGTAGATGcacaagagagtgtgtgtgtaagaaagtgtgtgtgtgtgtgtgtgtgcgccggtTCAGCTGTGGTGATGTGGATTCGCTCAAAACCACATTCAACCCCTTTTGTTCTCttggagaggaacacacacacacacacacacacacacagatttccatGACGTCATTGTGGGGGAACACACTGTAGGAGGATGGAGTTCATACACACTGAGATGGCAGAGGCGACATAAACAATCCCACCctaatgtagacacacactctcggtctcacacacacctactctctctcacacacacctactctctctcacacacacacacacacacacacacacacacacacacacacacacacacacacacacacacacacacacacacacacacacacacaggcgtgtaGATATCAAGGCATGATTCTCCCAGCTTGCCCCCAGGTGCGCTGCTGTGATCCACCTGTAGGGGGCGGTGCGACCCACAGATCAGCTGTTAGTGACAGGAGAGCATGCAGCAAAGCAAGAGGCAccacaccgagagagagagagagagagagagagagaggaggggggggggggagggagtgaaggagagatacACACCTGCAGGGGCCGCACCAGTCTGTTTGTTGGTTGAGGCCGAAGCGAGCTCGGCATTTCTTAGGAGAGCCAGGGTCTGAGCACAATGcaacatgcagagagagaaagagagacagagagagataggaagaagagtgggagagagatagacagagagagagaaagagtggggagGAGATAGGGATAGGGAGCAAAGtggaaaggaagaggagaggagttcggggtaaggagagggggggggagagaacgagacagacagggaggtcAAGGCAAGGAAGTGAAGCTGTTGGTGAATAGAAGAAACAAGCTTAGAAACCTGTTAGTGTTACTGAGTTAGACAACAATACACGCCAACCCAacagccagcagagagagagagagagagacaaagatgtACAGAGGAGAGCGAGATGTGCTTAgctagagaggaaggaagaccaGCAATGTCatttactctctcacacacacggtcatttcctgcagtgtgggtgtgtttttctGGGTGATACCACAGATCCAGCGTAGCAGGGCTGCCTGCCGTCCAGACGGATGGAGGtgcggagagagggatggaggtgcggagagagggatggaggtgcggagagagggatggaggggcggagagagggatggagggagacattcaaaagagggagggatggagggagggcgacggtaCCTGTGTTGGAGTcctgctgtttctctctttttctccttttcttcttgccctgcggagacacacacacacacacacacacacacactgttacacagagCCCCAGTCATCTCTTCACATTGGGACAGGATGTGTAAGCTGCTACACCTACACAACATCTACCCTTTCTGTGCgtgagcgcatgtgtgtgtgtgtgtgcgtgtgtgtgtggttacagcTAACAGGAGAAACCCCACTGCAGAGTGGGAGGATCGGCGCTTCCTGTTTTGATGGCAGGTCACATGACGTGTACGGCAGTGTTCTCAGAAACAACCCTGACTGCTCTGAGACCAGAGatgtccctgtctgtctacctgtctgtctgtctgtctgtctacctgtctgtctgtctgtctgtctgtctgtctatttatctatctatctgcttgtccatgtgttctgtgttcatGTGGTTGACTGACTGGCATCTACTCTGTTGGGGAGGTCGTCTGAGGTCGTATTCAGAGCATGGTGCATGGTGGGAGTTAAGACACAGTCTGTCACATGCACTGGGTCAGGTGCCCTTGGCTACTAAACAGTACAGGCCGGTTATTAGTCATGCACAACCACCTGGTCACCGTGACAACCACGACACCCTTAATAAACTCCAAACAACAGCCATCCACgaacagacagccagccagccagaaggACAGGTAGACAGCCAAACAACCATACAGccagaaggacagagaggatacgagaggagaggaggagaagggagaaggagaggaggagagtagctTTGGTCCTATTACAG is from Osmerus eperlanus chromosome 27, fOsmEpe2.1, whole genome shotgun sequence and encodes:
- the skp1 gene encoding S-phase kinase-associated protein 1, whose protein sequence is MPTIKLQSSDGEIFEVDVEIAKQSVTIKTMLEDLGMDDEGDDDPVPLPNVNAAILKKVIQWCTHHKDDPPPPEDDENKEKRTDDIPVWDQEFLKVDQGTLFELILAANYLDIKGLLDVTCKTVANMIKGKTPEEIRKTFNIKNDFTEEEEAQVRKENQWCEEK